A region of Haloferax sp. Atlit-12N DNA encodes the following proteins:
- a CDS encoding transposase, with product MAKHFTAEFKLEAAKLVVDHGYTYVKAAEAVNVSLSAITRWVNKLRLERQGKTPAGLPLTPEQLELREMKKKVQRLEMENEILKKATALLMSDALNGSR from the coding sequence ATGGCAAAACATTTCACGGCAGAATTTAAGCTCGAAGCAGCAAAACTGGTTGTCGACCACGGCTATACCTACGTTAAGGCGGCAGAAGCGGTTAACGTCAGCCTTTCGGCTATCACCCGTTGGGTTAATAAGCTGCGACTTGAGCGCCAGGGGAAAACGCCCGCAGGGCTTCCTCTGACGCCCGAACAGCTCGAGCTGCGCGAAATGAAGAAAAAGGTTCAGCGCCTTGAAATGGAGAACGAAATCCTAAAAAAGGCTACGGCGCTCTTAATGTCGGACGCACTCAACGGTTCACGGTAG